One region of Carassius gibelio isolate Cgi1373 ecotype wild population from Czech Republic chromosome A1, carGib1.2-hapl.c, whole genome shotgun sequence genomic DNA includes:
- the LOC128017638 gene encoding glutathione S-transferase C-terminal domain-containing protein-like, producing MKPQKDKESLYLEVSTVNESVSLPLHSSIVLFLLSYTECSSFHVCLVTDQADILPSLSGLVPGGLSVSEVRRDQLPGLVRMCRLPAALEPAACFCRAGLAVILRHIIQRACQLMPGRRDVASLLGFKNTCLKACAEVSQWTRLCELDIPSAVEEHLRNPEDQMCRLPAAILNLEKRLGEPVKVHNDDKIRRQKLQQQKKSDSHLKGPSSEMESQSNESHPGVELSAALAKLSADAGPAPSTRERSDIRKVKTTDLPELEHVFAEGLYFTLTDVVLLPCIHQYLNSLQKHTPSTLSHLPLLLRWYQHVQELPSVLRAAKDCGMALLGLSTADPCPPQPENPQPSEAEEEGPKLKQEPFIGGPRPTLTKLQENGIDAVYSAHPCPTWTVDWESLPAAVNPTEGKMSDARAVRKQQQLNNLLAVVKELARPGHTVVDFCSGGGHVGIVLAYTLPKCQVILIENKEESLVRARERSAQLGLTNIGFVQANLDYFTGNFNIGVALHACGVATDMVLDRCLQARAGFVISPCCYGFIQNTLKFKFPKSARFTETLSYKEHMILCRFADQTAINLPPERRLIGKRCMGLVDLDRSWAAETHGYSVRVMTMVPEGCSPKNNMLVGIPTR from the exons ATGAAGCCACAAAAAGACAAAGAGAGCCTTTATCTGGAGGTGTCCACTGTGAACGAATCCGTATCTCTGCCCCTGCACTCCTCTATCGTCCTCTTCCTCCTGTCCTACACTGAGTGCTCATCTTTCCATGTCTGTCTGGTCACAGATCAAGCAGACATCTTGCCATCTCTGTCAGGTCTGGTGCCCGGgggtctgtctgtctctgaggTGAGGAGAGACCAGCTGCCAGGGCTGGTGAGGATGTGTCGTCTGCCGGCTGCGCTAGAGCCTGCCGCTTGCTTCTGCAGGGCTGGACTAGCTGTCATACTGAGACACATCATTCAGAGAGCATGCCAGCTGATGCCAGGCCGCAGGGATGTAGCATCACTCTTGGGCTTCAAGAATACCTGTCTGAAGGCGTGTGCCGAG GTGAGTCAGTGGACTAGACTGTGTGAGCTGGACATTCCCTCCGCAGTGGAGGAACACTTACGAAACCCTGAAGACCAGATGTGTCGACTTCCCGCTGCAATCCTGAACTTAGAGAAGAGGTTAGGGGAACCCGTCAAAGTCCACAATGATGACAAGATACGCCGGCAGaagctacaacagcagaagaagaGCGATTCTCATCTTAAAGGCCCTAGCTCAGAGATGGAGAGTCAATCGAATGAATCCCATCCAGGTGTTGAGCTCAGTGCTGCTCTGGCGAAGCTCTCTGCAGATGCAGGTCCTGCTCCCTCCACCAGGGAGCGCTCTGACATAAGGAAAGTCAAGACCACAGATCTGCCAGAGCTGGAGCATGTGTTTGCAGAAGGGCTGTATTTCACCCTCACCGATGTCGTCCTGCTACCCTGCATCCATCAATACCTG AACTCACTCCAAAAGCACACCCCCTCCACACTTTCCCATCTCCCCTTGCTGCTGAGATGGTACCAGCATGTACAGGAGCTCCCCAGCGTACTGAGGGCCGCAAAGGATTGTGGGATGGCCCTCCTCGGTCTCAGCACGGCTGATCCTTGCCCTCCGCAGCCGGAGAATCCACAACCCAGTGAAGCAGAGGAGGAAGGGCCAAAACTCAAGCAAGAGCCCTTCATCGGGGGACCGCGGCCAACTCTCACCAAACTGCAA GAGAATGGGATAGACGCTGTTTACTCCGCTCACCCTTGCCCTACATGGACCGTTGATTGGGAGAGCCTGCCGGCAGCTGTCAACCCCACTGAAG GTAAGATGTCAGACGCCCGCGCCGTGCGCAAACAACAACAGCTGAACAACCTGCTTGCTGTGGTGAAGGAGCTGGCCCGCCCCGGGCACACGGTGGTTGATTTCTGCAGCGGGGGG GGGCACGTTGGGATTGTTTTGGCGTACACGCTTCCTAAATGTCAG GTTATTCTCATTGAAAATAAAGAGGAGTCACTGGTCAGGGCCAGAGAGCGAAGTGCTCAGCTTGGGTTGACAAACATCGGCTTCGTCCAAGCAAATCTTGACTATTTCACTGGAAACTTCAACATTGGG GTGGCCCTGCATGCGTGCGGAGTGGCGACAGACATGGTGTTGGATCGCTGCCTTCAGGCGCGGGCGGGATTTGTGATTAGTCCGTGCTGCTATGGGTTCATTCAAAACACACTCAAGTTCAAATTTCCCAAGAG CGCCAGGTTTACAGAGACTCTGAGCTATAAG GAGCACATGATCCTGTGCAGGTTTGCAGACCAGACGGCTATCAATTTACCTCCAGAACGACGATTAATCG GAAAGCGCTGTATGGGACTGGTGGACTTGGACCGCAGTTGGGCCGCCGAGACTCATGGGTATTCTGTGAGGGTGATGACCATGGTCCCTGAGGGCTGCTCACCTAAGAACAATATGTTGGTGGGAATACCGACAAGATAA